The Mycolicibacterium cosmeticum sequence CGATGTGACGCATCGACGGAGGCCGCCGATCAATTCGTGGAGTTCGGCAATTTCGGTCGTAGTGGACAAACTAGTGACCTCCTCGGGCTGAAGGGTGTCATGGATCACAGTACGCACTCGATGTTAGCCACAACATGGACTTCAGAGTGAGACAGATCACGTCTACGAAACGAGAGGTAACCGAATTGTCGAATGAGGATCTGGTCGAGAAGGCCGCCGCCTTGCTGGCCCTGCACCGCCCCGGCAACCCGGGCGTGTTGCCGACGGTGTGGGACGCCTGGTCGGCGAACACCGTGGTGAACGCGGGTTTTGCGGCGTTGACGGTGGGCAGCCATCCGGTCGCGGACTCGCTGGGCAAGCCCGACGGGGAGCAGATGAGCTTCGATGATCTGCTGACCCGGGTCGCTCAGATCACCGCCGCCGTCGACGTGCCGGTGTCGGTGGACGTGGAGTCCGGTTACGGCGAGTCGCCGGCCGCGTTGATCGAGGGACTGCTCGGCGCCGGCGCCGTCGGCTTCAACCTCGAGGACACCGTGCACCGCGATGGCGGCCGGTTGCGCAGCCCCGAGGAGCACGCGGCTCTGGTCGGGGACTTGCGGGCGGCGGCCGACGCGGCGGGTGTGCACGTGGTGATCAACGCCCGCACCGACATCTTCCTCAAGAATGAGGGTGACGATGCCGATCGGGTCCAGCGCGGTATCGACCGGTTGACGCTGGCCGCCCAGGCCGGTGCGGACTCGCTGTTCCCGGCCGGTCTGCGTGATCCGGAGGGGCTGGGCACCTTCGTCGAGGGCGTGCCGCTGCCGGTCAGTGTGACCGTCCAGCCGTCTGCCGACCTCGCCGCGCTGACCGCGCTCGGCGTGGGGCGGATCACCTTCGGCCCGTTCCTGCAGTGGGCGCTGACCGAGAAGACCAACGAGATCCTGGCCCGCTGGAAGTAGCGCTTACTCGATTCCGACGTTGTGGTGGAGTCGAAGCCTCAACCGCCACCACAACGTCGGAATTCAGGGCACCGGGAGCCGAAACCGGGGCGGCTGCGTCTGAACGGATGTGCGCATTCCGTTCGTGGGCAGTGTTGCGGTCACCCAAGGGCACCTGAGCCGCTCGCAGTTGCGCACCGGGTACCGGCCGATCTACCGCGGCATCTACGTGCCTCGCGAGCACGAGGTGACGCTGCGGGACCGGATCCAGGGCGCGGCGCTGGCCACCGGCGGGGTGATCGCGGGTGTCACGGCCTCGGCGGTACACGGCGCGAACTGGGTCGATGTCGACGCGCCCATCGAGGTCATCGGAGCCACCCGTCCCCGCCGCGGCCTCGTTCTGCATGACGAACGGGTGACCGCTCATGAGATCACCCGGGTCGGCGGGGTGCGGGTCACCACCGTCACCCGCACCGCGTTCGACCTCGGGCGCCGGCTGCCGCGGGAGCAGGCCGTCGCTCGTCTTGACGCGTTGTGCCATGTCAGGCGGCTCGATATGGCGGACGTTCTCGCACTCGCCACGCTCAATCCGCGCGCCCGCGGGCTGCCTGCATTGCGCAAGGTCCTGCCGCTGGTGGACGGGGGTGCCGAGTCGCCGCGCGAAACCTGGCTGCGGTTGCTTCTCGTCGACGCCGGATTGCCCATCCCGACAACCCAATTCGTCATCCACGAGAACGGGCGTTATATCCGCAGGGTGGACATGGTGTGGGAACAGTTCAAGGTCGGCGCGGAGTATGACGGCGCCCAGCACCTCACCAGTCGCGCCCAATACGCCAAGGATGTGTGGGCGGCACGTGAGCTCGCGAGGCTGGACTGGCACATTCTGCACGTCATCAAGGAAGATGCCGCCACCGATATCGTCCGGGAGGCCCGCGCGGCCTTGATCGCGCGCGGCTGGCGGCCGTGAATCCCGACGTTGTGGTGACCAAGCTCGACCTGGACCCACCAGAACGTCGGGATTCAAGCGCCGAAGCGAAGCACTCACACCCAGCCACCCAGCATTGTGAGAACACCGTGACGGCTGCTTCACACGACGCGACATTGCGGCAATATCGACTACCTACCGTCGCGGTATGCACTCAGCCAAGCATGTTGTCGTGGTCGGACACGGCATGGTCGGACACCGGTTCGTCGAAGCGCTGCGGTCCCGGGATGCTGAGGGCTCCTGGCGGGTCACCATCCTCTCGGAGGAGGCCGACGCGGCGTACGACCGCGTGGGTCTGACCGGCTACACCG is a genomic window containing:
- a CDS encoding isocitrate lyase/PEP mutase family protein — encoded protein: MSNEDLVEKAAALLALHRPGNPGVLPTVWDAWSANTVVNAGFAALTVGSHPVADSLGKPDGEQMSFDDLLTRVAQITAAVDVPVSVDVESGYGESPAALIEGLLGAGAVGFNLEDTVHRDGGRLRSPEEHAALVGDLRAAADAAGVHVVINARTDIFLKNEGDDADRVQRGIDRLTLAAQAGADSLFPAGLRDPEGLGTFVEGVPLPVSVTVQPSADLAALTALGVGRITFGPFLQWALTEKTNEILARWK